The following proteins come from a genomic window of Panulirus ornatus isolate Po-2019 chromosome 21, ASM3632096v1, whole genome shotgun sequence:
- the LOC139756385 gene encoding uncharacterized protein produces the protein MNKLTHTGEKFQCEECGKLFTLKGNLKRHKLVHTGDRNFECKDCGKLFSQKCHLTMHNLIHSGEKKFGCEVCGKLFIQKSHLSLHKLIHTSEKKFKCEECGKPFTQKSSLNKHKRTHTAGNSVECEECGKLFSHEGHNNMHRVIRRVGNWYEFEVCGKKFIRKNDLQIHINIHASDKKFECEECGKFFALKRSLKIHKFNHTGEKNYGCEECGKLFSQKRYLDMHMLIHRGEKLYECEECGKGFIRKGDLKNHIDLHTGEKKFECEECGKIFNWKSNLIRHKVFHLGEKSFECKECGKLFSRKSSLNMHEMIHTGEKNYECEECGKLFTWKRNLNAHKLIHSHEKRYECADCGKRFTSKGGLKRHITIHFVEKKFECKDCGEKFARKGTLKVHKLIHRGEKRIM, from the coding sequence ATGAATAAGTtgactcatacaggagagaaatttCAATGTGAGGAATGTGGGAAACTATTCACCTTGAAAGGTAACCTTAAAAGGCATAAACTTGTTCATACAGGTGATAGGAATTTTGAGTGTAAGGATTGTGGTAAACTCTTCTCTCAGAAGTGCCACCTAACAATGCATAACCTAATTCACTCAGGTGAGAAAAAGTTTGGGTGCGAGGTCTGTGGGAAACTTTTCATTCAGAAAAGTCACCTCAGCCTGCATAAACTTATTCACACATCTGAGAAAAAGTTTAAATGTGAGGAATGTGGGAAACCATTTACTCAAAAGAGTAGCCTTAATAAACATAAGCGTACTCACACGGCTGGGAACAGTGTTGAATGTGaggaatgtgggaaactgttttcTCATGAGGGACATAATAACATGCATAGGGTTATTCGCAGAGTTGGAAATTGGTATGAATTTGAAGTATGTGGGAAGAAATTCATCAGGAAGAATGACCTGCAAATCCATATAAATATTCACGCAAGTGATAAAAAATTTGAATGTGAGGAATGTGGAaagttttttgctttgaagagaAGCCTAAAGATACATAAGTTTAATCATACAGGTGAAAAAAATTATGGGTGTGaggaatgtgggaaactgttcAGTCAGAAGAGATACCTTGATATGCATATGCTTATCCATAGAGGTGAGAAATTATATGAGTGTGAAGAGTGTGGAAAAGGATTCATTAGGAAAGGTGACCTGAAAAACCATATTGATTTGCACACAGGTgagaaaaagtttgaatgtgaGGAGTGTGGGAAGATATTCAATTGGAAGAGCAACCTCATAAGACATAAGGTTTTTCACTTAGGTGAGAAAAGTTTTGAATGTAAGGAATGTGGAAAGCTGTTTTCTAGGAAGAGCAGCCTAAACATGCATGAGATGATTCACACTGGTGAGAAAAATTATGAgtgtgaagaatgtgggaaaCTTTTCACCTGGAAGAGAAACCTTAATGCACATAAGCTTATTCACTCACATGAGAAACGGTATGAATGTGCAGATTGTGGGAAAAGATTTACTAGCAAAGGTGGCCTAAAAAGACATATTACAATTCACTTTGTTGAGAAAAAGTTTGAATGTAAGGATTGTGGGGAAAAATTTGCTCGTAAGGGCACTCTTAAAGTGCATAAACTTATTCACAGAggtgaaaaaagaataatgtga